Genomic segment of Marmota flaviventris isolate mMarFla1 chromosome 4, mMarFla1.hap1, whole genome shotgun sequence:
ggaaggggaaaggatggATGAAAGAAAACGTCCCAGAAGGCACGGAGCATCTGAGATCATTCTCTCTCCAGGAGCGAACTCAGTTTGGGGTCGAAGTCAGCACTTTCCTCACCCAGACCCATCGGCGTAAGGCAGGGAATGCGAGAGAACAAAGCCTTAAAGAACACTCGAGAGAAAGAAAAACGGTGAGAAaaaggagggggtggggaagagacGAGAGACGCCAATTGCCTCTTTCAGGCCAACGCACAGGGAAGCCAAGCGAAGCCGTTGCCATGGCGATCTTGGAGCCAGAACGGCCGCAGCCCATTGGCTGAGGCGCAGGAGCCAATGAGAAGGCGCGATGTTGACGGGGTCTTAAGATGGACGCCGGGCAGCCGCTTCCTGACCGGTGAGTAGGGCTCATCGCTGGGCTGGTTCCTGGCTGGCTCGGGCTCTGCGGCGACGGGTCCGAGAGGGCCGCGGGAGGGCAGCGGAGGAGCCAGGCTCTGCGGCCCGACGGTTCCTTGCCCGGGGCACCTGAAACAGGCCCACGGGAGCCCTGGCGGGGTCATTGCGGCGCCTTCCTCAGCCTGTTAGTGCGTTTCTCGGTCCCAGCCGGGCCAAAGTGAGAAGGGGTGAGGGGGCTTTCGGAGGAGGAGGCAGGCTCCTATTTACACTGCAGTGTCCCGGAAAACAGCGCCAGGTAGTGCGAACGCCGGCAGGCTGGACTTGGGCGCCGGAGCCCGCGGCGGTCAGTTCCATGCCCGGACGGGGTTCTGCGGGCTTGGGGACCTGGCCGTGACACCGCCGTCCGTGAGCCCGCGGAGCTCCGTGCTGTCTCCAACCCTGTAAGTATTTTCGCCCGCGTCGCCTTAAAATGAGCCTCAATGTGACTGGTTCATTGATAATCTTTCCGTGCAAGGTCAAAGGTCTGGGGAAGTGTTTTCCAGGTCCCGACTAAACTCACACCCTCGTTAATTAACACACGCATACATGCAAAACCCTGTTAAGTAAATAGTTTATCTGGATAAGCGGATTGGCAACTTTAATCTGAACTCAGGCCTATGATTCAGTTGCACTTTCTGTAACTTTTTGAGAAAAGGgaacacatttattttagaaaagtttaaaatacttGTACATTGAAGTCAATATTACCTGcgtacaaatattttaattaggcaactaattttaaaacacagtaaCTGATTATTATGTAGTTTTTTAACAAGATCTTTCGGATTAGTGGATGATGGTTCATGGCTATTTCACAAGTATGATTAAATTTAGGAAGGATTTAGATTTCTGTGATTATTTCCAATTGAATACAAAATATAGAACATAAGAGCTTTATTTGGTGAGAATGGAATTTAAATTCAGGATTATTAGACAGTAAACATTCGTTGAGCTGCTCAGCAGTTATGTCTTTTGGGTTTTGATTTTTAAGCAGCTGCCTGGTCTTTcaagaaatattaatttgaataatattattaacttttatattaattttaatgatatatttgaaTTATTCTAATCTCTGACTTTCACTTATGTGGTTTAGTATAACATTTTATGTAGCTTTTTGTGtttaaaaactatagaaaaataattcttcctAACCAAATTTTAGCAAGTCTGTATATACAATCATTCTTCACACCTACTCTCAAATCTTTGCCTCTGAGAATATTTTACACCATTCAACTCTGCTCTCTGAAAGTTTATAATTTAAGAGTTCATCATTTTGTAAAATAAGTGGATCTCAATGCATGAGGGaagtcagtttcctcatctgtaaaaagggcCTGGGTAGTAATTCCTCCTGGAAGAGTTGTGAAGATTAATGGTAAACCAGTACCTGCCACATTGCTTGTAtgcctctttctttctgttctgttttctgttttaactGGGGTTTCCTTTATTAGCAACCTGAGGTGCAAAGTCTCTCTGAAAGCTTGTAATCTTGGTGGCCAGTTGGCAGATAGAAATCTTATCTACTTGGTTTTAATCAGGATTGGATATGACTGGTTGAGAATGGAGTATTATACCAAGGAGTGAGGAGTGAGTGAGGTGGGCTCTGGGCATTTGTGCCACTTATAATATTAAGATCAGAGGGAAACATTTTAGAGCTGCAAGACATCTCAAAGATCATCTGACCAAACTTCATTTTAAGACTTAAAAATGGGGACCCAGACAAATACAGTGGCCTGCTCAGGACTAGAAATAATTTTCTGACTTTTAAGACATTGTTTTTGCCCCTATAACCAGTAGTTCTCAATCTTTGCACAGTCTAGAACTTCTTCTTACTATGTTTTGATATCTCTGTGAGTTCTCTATTTCGAAAGATTATGTATATTAAACTATACCCATTCattgtttttctaataaaattcagCTCAATAGCTATCAGTCAGCATTTCTGGTGAACATGGACTTTGTGATTCCTTACCTAAAGGTGACTGATAtcttgggttttttaaaatattgaaaataacttAGTGACCCCTTTTACTGTCATGATAAAACTCAGATAAAAAAACATAGAATGGGAACCACTAAATTCTGCCTGTTCTTGATACATTGTTTTCTGCCCAAGTgtagtaaataatatatatggtTGGTTCTCAAGGGCAAAAGAAAACTCAGCTACTCAAACTAGAGCAATACAGAAATATTATCAGTTCATAGTAAATTGTGTCAGCAAGAATGAGATGTATTTGGCATAGTATACACAGAATGTTTTGTAGAATAATTGTAGATGGCATAAATCTTAACTCCAGATGTATGAAATGTTGAAGATGATATTCAAACCCATTGAGAAAAAGGAGATTCTGATTCTGTTACAGTTTCCTTGGGACCaaaatgattaaatttaaaattatatgggTTTTGGGCTGAAAACTAAAAGCTTATTAATGAATGCATTGGCTATTAGATGGACCTGGCTACaatgtacatgaaaaaaaaaattaaatttctacttCTCTGGTACTCCACATCTCTTGAGAATGGCCAAGTGAATTTTCTCAGTTAAAGGGAAATTTGGAATGGTCTgccttaaaataaagaaatatactttGAAAGGCATGGGTAAGAGATACTTTAGTGAAGAGAGAGTCATCCTCCAGAACAGCCACAATGGGAATAATAGGAGGCCAGACATGGTGCCAGTTAGAAAATGCATGACTGACATTTGTGTTATGAATAGAAGATGGTGTTTTCAAATATGAGCCCACAGCAGAAGTTACTGAGCAGCCACTTCATATTGGCTGATTTACAGTTAGTTGAGCTGCATCTCACAGAAGCAATTCCATATTACAGGCTTCATAGTGAGGGGCAGCAGTTTTCTGTGTTTATCAGAAcatacttgcttttttttttattttaaagtcacaGGAAAAGGGCATGCGATGTTAAAGAGTTTAAAGAACTATCTTAAAAACATACCTTTTTTGAATTTTGCCTTATTTTATGGATTTGCAGGTAgatttgcactttttaaaaaatattctttagttgtcaatgggtctttatttcatttatttatatgtggtgctgagaatcgaacccagtgcctcacacacgctaggcaagcgctctaccactgagccagacctCAGCCccagatttgcatttttttaaaattgattttctttagGTACACTCAGATTATGTTAGGCAAATATCTAACATAATAAATAACTGTGAAGACAGTTCTTAATGCCATATCAGAAGGACCTAGAGTCATAAAAAATGGATAGCTGTTTGAAAATCTGTTGAGGAAAAGCATGTACGCTCCTACTTACCTGCTACAACAGAGGTTTAGTGGGAGACCTTGCCACTGTTTCTTGGGGAGGCACATACCATTTAAGGTGCCAAGCTGAGTGACACTTGGCTGCTGATCAATAGAAACTTGCCATTTATATAGATATGTTGTTCCATGAGTTTAGGATTCTTGGCTTGTTTTGAATACTTATGTTTTCAAGGTCTGGAGGAGTACCTGGCAGAAGATGAGTATGCAAAAGATTCTGTGGACTAGAAAAGAAACAGTGCTTTCTAACATAAGCTGTTAAGAAATCTAAATCTGAAATCTGTTACTCTTCTTAAATGGATAGCGAACCTACAGGTTTATTTTATGCCAGGGACAAAAAAGTTTGCTGGAGTTTATTATTGCTTTCCTCCCCTTGCTCCTCAGAGtagtagaaatatttttattaataatataacaGCTGTTTTCCAATATTGTCATATTTTTGGATGATATCCTTTGTGCTATTAAAGTATTTCAAGAGTACTCAATCCCAGCCTTTAACATCTATAGGCCCTATTAATAGATGGATACAGGTCTTATGGGCCtgctaaaacaacaacaataacaacaacaacaaagaatgtAAATTctgaatagaaaatttaaattcaatgCTTTGGAAAGACGTATGCAAATGAGGAGCCTTGAAACTTAAGCTCTGTTGTCTTCCTGATAATTTGCCTCTTATTGCTCCattcaaaaaaaccaaatgccatattttttaatttaaaactttcccATACTGTGtaaatcagaaataaacaatttgcaTTCATTGCTAAGTGAATATACCACAAATATTAGAAACTTCAAAACTATCTTCTGAATCCTTCCATttatagaaatgataaaaatgtaataCATAGCCGcagaaataataatagcaaaaggAACTTACTATTTATTAAGCCCCAGAACCTCCTAAATACTATGTTGAGTggcttatctcatttaatcctcagaataaCTTATAAGCAGTATAATTATCCTTGtgttacagataaagaaactcaTGGTCAGAGATTGTAAATGATTTGCTTGTACCACTAGTGAGTGGTAGAATTAGGAGTCTAGTTGGAGCAGTTAGGTAATAGAGTCcttcctctttaaaaaacaagAGTATTTTAGTGAAGATGTTTCAGAAAACCAGAAACTGATGAGTCTGtactaaccccccccccccacacacacacacacaaataagatcTGATTCTTTGGGTCCAAGAGGAGatgctttaaagaaaattattgagattaatgcCAAATCCCCTGATGTCTTTTTGATTATCTTGCTAGGTTAATGACAATTGACAGAAAACTCAGCAAAACAGATTTCTGcccttctatttatttcttttgagttaTAGTAAATTATGAACAGTATAATCAGCTTCTCTATTTTAGACTTAATTTTGAGTGTACCGGTTTTGGCTCAGAACATACGTAAAAATAGTCTGTCATGAAAATGAATGATGAAAATGTACTCAATTATCATGATTTTAGCAAATGATtacaattctgatttttttaagaaatgatgtTTATTAAACTTAGATAATGATTCTCTCTACCAATGGCGTATGTTCTCTCTACGAGTGATTCTCTCTACCAATTAGTAGACAACTAATGCTAAATATTATCCTGAACTTTAACTTTAGTTTTCCAAATATAGTATTGTTACTCAAAAAAGCTGTTATGTTTTGTTAAGCTGTtagaattatatttcatttattgtcAGTTTAGCAAGTgctttaaaatggaaaactatgGTATCCTTTTTCTATTATACCTTCTTCAAACTGCTTAATCATATTAAATTATCCTTTAAATTATTCTTTCCCTGCTCCTTAATCAGTAATTCCCCTAAAAGTTTTATGCATTCAAACATGGGTGAAACTTCCATCTTTCTTTTACTATAGTTGATCTATATAGTTTGGTATATAATACTTGAATTCTTAAATTTCTCGTAGAATATATGTCATTGGACTTTTCACATTCTTGAGCAATTATTTCTTTcctgaatttcatttttcaagataaaattatCTATATATTAGCAAATCGAGGTCTTATTTCCTTTAAATGTATGCTGTAACAAACTAGTTTCaactacttttaaaacttttcttttaactTACCCAAGTGAaggttttagttattttaatatggaaggtgcattacattttagattttaaaaaagtttaggcCGACTGTTCTCCGACCATTGGTAGACTTCTTGGCTTCAGGAgtgtcttttaaaatgattttataattgtttccatggctactttttatttctaaatttattttttttgttctagAAGAAAAGATGTGGAGTGGACTGCTGCCTCCTGGCCTAAATGAAAGTGATGTTGAGTCAAATTCTGAAGATGAAGCCACACTGGAGAAGTCTGAACTCGACTTACAGGAAAATAAAGAGGATGGGACTAATAGAGACACAGAAATCTCAAGTTTCCCAGCAGATGGaccaaaaacagaaacagaggcCAATATAGATGCATATGAAGAATGCCCTTCTGGAATTCCCTTAAATTTGTGGAATGTAGGTGTTTTCCTAATGTGCTCACCTGAAAGCCTGTGTGTGCACGAGTGTGTTCAGTGTCTCTGCCTGGTCAGTGTGAATGTTGTGATGAAGCAGACAGGGAAGGTGGGCTCTGAGTGCTTTTACTGTCCTTTGAGTAATCAGCCATTTAGgtgcttttcatttttactttgtttttcataaaaagaGGAAGGAATTGACTATTTTGCCTGATGTGGTATATGAGGAGTTTCTAACTTCATTTTAATCTCTTTATCTATGAGTTATCAAGCTTTTCAGTCTCAATTATTCAACAGTTTTTATCAAAACAAATGAACTTCAAAACTCAGGTTGTATCTTCAGGGAGTACAGTATCTCAAGAGCTCTGTTTTCATTGAGTTGGCATCTTTATAAATgccagaatataaatatttttattacttaacacatttagatttttaaatgcatgtttttcttcaaaatatatttgtttcttaatatctttttttttcttattttcactttCATATAGAAATTTCAAGAATTGCATAAAAAACATTCTGAACAGAAAATCTCAACCTCAAGATtcagagggaaaaagagaaaacgCTCcagaaaaggtttttttgttttgttttttgatttatGTTCACATTGTCCATAGTGTCAGTGCTAAATTGTgactaattaaataattttttgaaaacatgATTTTGAAATAATACCAAATACTTAAGTATTAATGCTTTGTAAATTCTTTTCAGATAAattgaagaatgaaaaagaatctCATAGGTAAGTaggatttaaaataattattctaggCAGTATTTGTAGAACTTGTCCAAATAGCTCAACTACTAATCTGTGATCTTGATGAAACATAAAATCTAGTAATTGTagtaaccaattaaaaaatagaaaaaataaaaatgattaaaaggactttttgtctttttgtagTGAACAGCCTTTAAATGAAACCCAATGGAAGGAGCTTACTCAGTACTTTGGAGCCAATGATAGATTTGAACCccctgttaaaaagaaaaaagttgaaaaggTAAGATCTTTTATTATCTTATGTTAGCTACcaggatatattttttattaatctgTCTAAGGTACTTGTCCATTAGTTCATCCAGTTAAAAAGTGAATGTgccagatgaatggacaaagaaaatgtggtatatatacacaatggaatattactcagcattgaaagagaataaaataatggcattttcaggtaaatggatggagttggagaacataatgctaagtgaagtaagccaatcccccccaaaaaacaaatatccaatgttttctttgatataaggatgatgattcataatggggattgcaggggtagcatgggaggaatagacgaactttagatagggcagggtggggaagggagggtgaatggggatgggaaagatggtggaataagatagacataattaccctaagtacatgtatgaagacacaaatggtgtgactttactttgtgtacaaccagagacatgaaaagttgtgctctatatgtacaatatgaattgaattacattctgctgtcataataTAACAggttagaataaattttaaaaatgtgtacctATTTTGTACCAAAAAGACATACATAAACAAgtagatataattataaaatcattttttaataagtgttaagaaggaaaagaacagactatagtaacaaatattaaaacagaGGCCTCACTTTAGCTTTAGAGGTGAGGGAAAGtccttttttgtgtatttttttgaggggagcgataccagggattgaactcaggggcactccactactgagccacatccccggccctatttttcgtattttatttagagacagggtctcactgagttgcttactgcctcactttctgatgagactggctttgaactcaaggtcctcctgcctcagcctcccaagccactgggattataatcatgctccactgtgcctgaTGGAAAAGCCTTTCTTAGAAGATGCCATTTCAGCAAGACCTGAAGAGTTTGAAAAGATCAAAGAGTGATCATGCAGAGGCAATAATGTGGGTAAAGATCTAGGGAAGGGTCATCAGAGACTGTTAAGTAACTGTAAGAACACCAGCCTGGCTGAAGTGTCATCAGCATGGAGAACAGTGGCCTAAGATAAGATTATAGAGACTGATGGACAGGGATCAAACTGGGTAGGACCTCAGAGAGCATGTCATGAAATGGGTTTTATTTACAGTGCAGTTGAGCCTCCTTAAAGGGTTTTAAGTCAAAAGTGTGATGTGAtctaattttagtttaaaaagatTGCCCCAACTCTTATTGGAGAATCAATTATGAGGCAACAAAAGTAGACGAGAACAGAATAGTTCAGAAATTTCTAGGCATGAGGTGATGGTGAATTGAACAAGAATGGTGCTGCTGAGGATGGAGAAAAGTGGGTGGGTATAGTATCTGAGGCATAGTATAGAAGTAGAATTGACAGTGTTTGCCTCTGCATTTCTCATAAGGTGCTGAAGaataaggaggaagaggaaaccaTTCAAGGTTTTGCCTTATGCAGCGGTGTGCACAATAATGCTAGTTATGAAGACGAGAAAGTTTGGAGGGGAAAAGATTTATAGTGGAGCCTATTCAGAATTCAGTTTGGAGCATGGATATTAACTGGGAAACAGGAATAGAGTAGGTGACTAAAAAAATGAGATAGAAGGCTTGGAGAAGAGCCTGAGATTGAAGTACACATTTTGAGTTGTCAGTCTATAGAACTTAGTAAAGGCTTGAATGAAAGTAACTCGCATATTCACCTAGGGGGATGTTGGCAGGCTCTAGGAATATGAAAATCAAGTACTGAATGATAGGGAGCTAGTAGTTGAAGCCCAAGTGCAATGTCTCCTGTATATAGTGTAGATAGATGCCTCTTACATGAATCATTGCTGTGTAGGCTACTGTGCGTACTTGGAAACCTTTGCCATTTTGATCAGTTGGTATTTCTTGTGAAAAATCCTCTGGTTTAAATCCATCATTGGGTGGTTTTGTGTCATTGAGAGCACATATATCAAGCAATTGTCAGAACAGAATTTTAcatgtgaattttttatttcaactttgtaaagaattttttattatccAAAAATAGTCCCTAGAACACTGGGTAATTGAAACTAAGATTACTTTTTGTTACTGAGCAGTCTTCTTTAACCATGATGCAAAAATGCTAAAATTTCTGGCAAAGAAAGATCACTAgtagttttaaaagtaaaactcAGGTTTCATGACCCATTCTTAGTTCCCTGGGTTCACTCTAGAACTGATGGTGACTGTTTGCCAGTGTCATTGCCATGCCTCTGACCCTTGAAATTCTGGAGGACTTGGAGAAGGGGCTATGTAAAGAGGGATGCTCTTGATTGTACCAGATCTATTTTAAAGTGTAAGGGAGGAGAATGGTACTGAGCACTTTGGTCTAAATGCCATCTCTGGCAGATTTGGAGTCCCAGCTGATGATTGGATTGTTcattaagaaataaatgattaaatattgGTTCTACCAGgcattttttttgaagttttactGATGAATGATGTGATTTGCAATTGAAAGTGTTTGTTATGTTTCCTTACAATTATTGATTAGGTTATCTAAATTGTTTTAGTGGCATTAAAGCCACAAAATGAACTTTTtaggcattcttaaaaaatagaaatttagagatattttctagaatttatcTTAGAAATTACATATGAGATTGTACTATCTTAATCCTGGTTAGGTATACTAGCTCTTATTCATCGTCTAGAATTTGTAATTTATGTGAAGTTACTTTAGTATAGGATTCTAAAATTCTTTGtacaaaaatcttttaaataattcAGTTTCAGGGACTGGTGTTCTATTTCACATTATGCATTAGCTATGTTCTAGAAGAAAATTATAAGTCaaacaccattttaaaaatgagatcttCTGTTTAAGGGAAATTGCTGTAAATCCTGTTGTAATTACCCGTTGATCTATTTTATAAATCTGGGTTTTCTTAATGCAGACATTCCTCTGTGTGGCAGCTGGCTAAGAAAGTTATGACAGTTTTCTAAACAAGGAAACTGATGCTGGCTAGGATTTTGCCAGCACTTCATATTCtacaaataaatgcaaacataaaagggaaggaaggatttAGTGAAGCCAAATTATTTCATGTTCTCTTGGGAGTTTCAGTGTAATTGCATGCCAGTAAGTCCATGCTCGTTCTTTGATTTGGGATTGTGGTTTTATGTGTCACCCCCTTTGCTGTGGTGCTGAAGTCTCTGCTGTGAATCCAACAGAGTAAATAAACTTTAGAGAATGTCCACATTGGAAGCACCAAGATAAAAGCTATGAGTAAATGTAAGTTCAGGAGATAGTAGCTGCTGCTCATGAAATCTCTTGAGGATCATGAAAACCTGATGTAGCATGGATGGACCAGCATGGATTTTCagtccattattttatttctctggagcAGAGGCTGATCTGTCACCGTATCTCAGAgagtcttttaattttatattcactcAGCCCTCAGTAACggtaaagcaaaacaaatttctTAATCTTGCATCTATCCCACAGTGTTTTGGTTTTGGAATATTGCCAAGCTGATACTGTTGCTCAGCCTAGAATGTGTGTCTACAGCACTGCTGTCACCTGCTTGCCGGACAATACAAGGAggcttgcattttttaaatgcaatcttCCTAATATCCAAAGctgtttcaaaatattctttgtattaaacACAGCTATAATTGTGTTTCAGACTTGCTAATAATTATGTAATTGtaacataattattttcaatCTATGTGGGAATTTCTATAGAATAATTTCACTcatgaatttcattaaaaatgtctCAAGTATTCTAGTTGAATCAATTTGATCAGCCAGCAGTCATTATTGAAGTAGTTTTCTATGTGTCTATGGAtactcttttaataatttttatagtaattGTACAGTGTCTGATGGTTTTTTAAAGGTGTTCGTGAGAGGAAACTGCTATTGTGTAGTAGAGCTTTTTCACACTTTTCCATCCCAGCTCTTATGTGGAACTGCAGTGCATAGATCATATAAAAGCTTGGGCTGCCTCTATTGGGCAGGAGGGAGCAGGAAGGGTGTGGGAGTGTTGTGGTGGTACCAGGAAGCTCCCCTGGTATCAATTACAAAGCATTCTCTCTTGATCCCTGTGTGATCCCTGTGGGGTAGGTAGGCAGGGCCAGTGTTATTCTCCtaatatagatgaagaaactgaagcacaatATAATTTGCctacaaaataaacaaagcagaAACTTCTTAGTGAAATGAGTTTAAAACCAAGTCATTTGGTCCCAAATCTAGATTTTTCTGAAATAACAGCTGAatttagtttttgcttttcttgATTCAACTGATTTAAGTGAATATAATTTAGatataaagacaataaaatcataaGTATCATTTGTAATTATatgatatatgtttatatataaaggtTGTTCCCCCCCTTGTTTATGGAGAAATTACCTCATTGTTTCTAGATATTTGAGTCCAGTCATAATAaagcatgaaattcatttgttatCATGCTTCAGAAATTAAATgtagtatcaaaataaatatctagtaaaaaaaaattcatagaaatatatTGCGATACAGTTTGACTTAACAACCTTTAATCATACAATAAAAGATATTCTGCAAATGCATATTTGGGCATTTTGGTACCCATAAATTTCTTGTGTGCGTAGCCATACCTTCTTGGCATCTGCAGCAAAACTTTATTAATTAGAGGTTGGTTATTGCCTCATGGGAACCTGTTAGGTATTGCCCTTAGATGAATTTTCCATCTGTGGCCAAATTGCCATTCCTAAGTTGATCTGTCTGTGTTGATATATATCTTGATCTGAATTTTCATTCTTGCCAAAAGGCAAGGTTAGAAACCCACCAAGCATCACCATTACCAGCAGTGCTCTACTTCTTGTCTGATCTCTGGTGTGGAAGATGCCCTGAACAAGTTAAATAATATAGGTTCCTCTTAGGTCCAGtttaagacttttttaaaaagctttaatgCTGAAATCTTATTTCATGGGACTATTTACTGACTCAAAATTGAATTCTTGGGTCTCTGATTGGATGTGAGTGCTTGAAGAACTATGACTAGGTCTATGGTCATAGAAAGAAAAGCCCTCTCTTTGCATTGTGGTATCTGGATATTTAGATATAGGAGCAACTTAATGAATGAATAGTGAtcatttatattctgaaaatgtcgctagattttttggggggtggttactggggattaaactcaggggcactccaccactgagctacatccccagcttgttttctcttttatttagagacagggtctctaaataaaattgagttgcttagtgcctcgattttgctgaggctggctttggactcacagtcctcctgtcttAACCTCCCGAGCCAAAGAGATTTCAGGCGTGGCTAGATATTTTACATGTATCTTCTTTGATTCTGACCATAACTTTTCAGAGAGAGTGGTTTTATTATAGCTCACACAGGTTAGAAACTCACCCAGGATTGCTCAGTTCATAGGTGGAGGAGCTGATATCTGAGCCCAGGTCTCACCTCCTGACCTGTGCTCTTTGTAAACTACTGTGAACTTAGAGTCTTAAGAAGATATTTTACAGgtgaatgtattttttattaatataaacattttgaatGTATTTGGAATGTTGCTGTATTATTACACAAACAGAAAACTTGGGCGTCCACGTGGAACTAGAAATTTTTTAAGGAGTaattatattttgctttaataaattaatcagacaaaaggaaaggaagaaacagtTTTATCTAGCAAAACTTggttgaaattaagaaaaatcaaaaacaaaaacttaggcAGGTTTAAGAATGGATTCCTAACCAGGTTGCTGAGGTGAAAAATTGGAGCTAACCTGGGTTTGTTGATTGATTGGGTGAATTCTGAGTTGAGGTGTCAGATTACCTAGAATTTGTGATGTAAGGATGATTGAATTTGATATTGATGTTTTGTTTCATCTATCTAAGTGGCATTTGAGGAGATAATTAATATTCTGCCAGGAAGGAGAAGctgtcaacattttaaaaatgactttatttccattctaagttaaataataaatatgaagttCTAGATGCAGGTAAACTAAACTCCTGGAGCCCAAGATGGCATATTTCACATGTCCTCagggaatatatattttaatagctaGATAGATTTTTGTATAAACAAATGTTATAACATGTGACCCCCCCACGCCTTATTTTAATCATAGGGGCATTATTA
This window contains:
- the Fam204a gene encoding protein FAM204A, translating into MWSGLLPPGLNESDVESNSEDEATLEKSELDLQENKEDGTNRDTEISSFPADGPKTETEANIDAYEECPSGIPLNLWNKFQELHKKHSEQKISTSRFRGKKRKRSRKDKLKNEKESHSEQPLNETQWKELTQYFGANDRFEPPVKKKKVEKSGLEKRIDQAVEEWDVEKAEELSNQLATRELGVKIAKAIACHKFVKAKKEAENSQAARKKKKLAWGFEAKKRWETKSNMGYM